Within the Arachis duranensis cultivar V14167 chromosome 10, aradu.V14167.gnm2.J7QH, whole genome shotgun sequence genome, the region ACTAAACATTCATAATAATTGGAAACCCTAACCTTTATCAAATAAggaaataatcataaaataataatcataatagaAATGTTGGAAACCACTCTTAAGGTTATGATTAGTAGGTGCCTTCGATCTTAAAATACACAGACAGGAAATGGAGATAAGACAAAAAGGAGGTCTGGCAAATCCGGAAATCATATTATAGGGGACCAAAAATTTCATACATACTACCCAAACTCCTTACAACTAGACTAGTTTTAATGGCCTATCAAATTACTTTTGTGAtgtatgataaaaatattttttctcaaatttgtATGAAATCTACATAGCCTCATTCTTTTCGTATATTATTatgatattataataaaatacaatagtaaacaaCTATAGCAATTAATACAGAGCAATAATAGGTGAGCTTATAAAAATGGGTTAGTctctgagagagagagagagagagagagagagagagagagagagataagaTCCCCACACTATTATTATacgaatttaaaataaatcaaaaaattaatcaaatagaatacatttaatttaaacatttataaaactaaatataCTATTCTTTATAaacttttattcttaaaaataagTAACGTGTAAAACAATACTAATATAGATAATAACAAGTAAACTAGTAAAGTTATATTAATGttgttattgataaaaatacaaataattatattagacGGCAAGCAACAAATATAAGAATAACATCTAAAATGAGAAACACAAAATGCTAGAACTGGGACTTGAACCCACATTACAACGGCAAAATGACAATGATAAAGATAGATACTTCTAACAATACCTCCAGCCTCTGGGCAGGACTCATCCTCTCCAATTCTGGACTGATATTTTCTTCTCTCAATAGTGTGCTTTGACTTGGACATTGACTGCACATTTGAATCTCCATAAGCAACAAAGTTATCCTCCTCCGAATCACCATTTGGTGATAACTCGCCCTCTTCCTTCTCAGTTTTACAAGGCCCAGCAGATTCTTCATGGCTTCTAACTTTACTGCTCTGAGTTGGTACCCCATCGGCCACTGTAACTGGAGCTGTAACATCAGACCCCTGAGACAATGATAGGAAGAGAAACATATCAGAGTCAATTGAAAACAGCACTTGATTAAGAAGAAAGCAGAAATAAACTAGGTAAAACTTGAAATTTGCCACAAATTGCGAATAAGAGTATTCACACCTCTACCAAAGTAGCATTTACTTCCTGAGGTTTAGGTACGGATTCGTCAGCGTCAGTAGGTCGAGAAGGAGTAGTGACAGCGCCTTTTAATATAAACAAAACATTATTCTTTATAAGAACGGAATCCAGTtatcaaagacaaataaaaaagaactaaacaTTGAAAACACATAAACTGGAAAAACCTAAAGCATGAGAAATTAATTTCACAGCTGTAAACAGACCTGGAGTCAATTCTTCGTTGTTCCTGCTAGGAttatcttctaatttttctccTCTAACTGAAATTAATGCATTGTTTTTAGCTCCTTGTTCATCAGCAGAAAATTGTTTATTAATCCCAGAGACTTTATTGTTGCACTCTATATTTGTCTGCCCTTTATCCAGTGGGGGTTCATCTCTACAGAAATTTTCACGACCAACAGATCCATTTTCTTTATCATTAGCTGCAGCACTAGTCCGGTGAACATTCTTTACATCAGGTACTCTACCATCCGCTTCATTCTTGTCAGATTTTGGTAACCTTGAATTAATTGAAATGGAGTCTCCATGAGGACTTCCATTGCCTGCATTGCCAACATTAGGCCCTGCTTTCCTCTCTTCCACCTTTTCTGTCCCATGTGATCGGGAAGGAACACCAAGCATCGGCTCCAAAAAGGTACACCAGAGCCTCATAGTTTTATTCATCAACTCCCTACTAGAGTAAATCTCCTCACATGAATACCGAATAAGTTTATACAAGTCTTCATGAATTGCAGCATCAGGATATTCAAACTCAAGATGTGGAGTTAGAGGCTGTTTACTTCCAGCAGCAATGGACTGAAGAATATCATCCTCTTTTTGCtgcttctctttaatttctttaatctCAGTCACCAAATCTGTATATTattcaacataaaaaattagaacacATTAAAAGGATCATACTACAAAAACTAGCAATGACGTTCAATACTTATGATATAGCATGAGTTTTTGTATGGTTGTTACCAAACAAACTTAAGAACGGGATTTAAGCTCAGCTGGGGTCATATAATGTAACAATTCAACCATATGATTTAAGCTCAACTTACATTTCGTGTGCAAGTTCTTtgaatcttgttgcttgaaATAGAAGCTACGGTGATCGAGTGACTTGTAGTGGTTCTTAGCATAAATTTCAGCCCAAACTTTATTGAAATCTGCACGACACTTAGTCCACTCCTCTTGTTTCTGCTTAAGTCGAGTCAATATTACAGGCAGAGCATGAGTTGGATTTTTACGCAAAATGTCTATCACATCGAGACCATGGTCACCGTACAAACGTTCAATACACCTTAAATTTAAAGCTGCAATACATAGACTCAGACAGTCAGGTCATGATATACTCTAACAACAAATCACAATTGTTGAAACATAACAATTTAGATTGACATCGTTGAGATACAACCAGTGAATTGATCTTCAATCCGGCCCAGGTTCTCCATCTTATTCTCATTAATGCTATTAGACAACTCCTCTACACGTTTCGCAGCAGAACTCACTGACTCTAATAGCATGTCCATTTCAAATCTACATAAGAAATAACAATATCATTATCTATCATTATACCTTTGACAAAACAGTGACtccaaaatgaaaaattatCCAGAAgccaaattataattattaatgataataatcagtgcaaaaaatgaaaagaacaaacataaaaaaaaataaaacaaaaaaaaagagaagctaAAAATACCTGTCATCTTCGCATCTGAATAAGCTTTCTTCATACTGATTCCTGCGCATATGTTTGAAAGAGTAATCCTCGCTTCCTGAAGTCACAGATACCCAATGGTCATTCAATACTTGAGCTCCAAGTTCAGATCTCTGACTAGCCACAGGAATTGGATACTGCAAAATTAGACAGCACAACGGAGTTCACAAGGACATCATATGTTAGCAAACCCAGCAtgtgagaaaacaaaaataagttACATACATCTGCAGGCAGCAGCCTGTAGCTTGGAGTACAACGTTTGCAATCACTAAGATCAAGTTCTTGAATGGATTTTCCCGAGTATTTACTgtatctttctttctctttaggTCCATCCATCTCACGCTTGTGCTCTTTATCTTTGTCCTCCAACTTTGATGATCTTGATATATGACCATCGGTAGACAGGGACTCTGTCAACATGTTTGCAGCATTAAAATTGATCAATATATGGACAGAATTAATATCATTTAAATCACCAGCGTTAGATTATTTCATTGAAGAAAAGCAGCATAAGTTTGAATCCCTCGTCCCCAAGTAAGAAaaggagaaacaaaaaaaagtcaaacgAGAGGTGTTATGTGTTGCCGTACTTTTACTCATGACACCAGCAAGGAATCCATCTGCAAAAAAAAATAAGCATGACACACACTTAAGGTATGACTAAATGAATGATAACATTATCAACAAGATAAAGAAGATAGTTGGAAGAATAATTACCAATATTTTCACAACGCTCCAGGAAATCATTGAATTCATGCAATAGATCGGAGTGTTTTCCAAGTAAATCAGTTACCTgaaataagaattttgaaatGGCATAAATTAATGCAGGAACCAAAAAAGGTCCAACTAATGTGTCAAAAGCAGCATATACCATCTGTGAAAGCTTTTGGTAGTCAATAATCTGAAGCATTGATTCGTAGATTGTTTATGGGATCTTTAGACACAAATACTACCAGGTACCCTCAATCAATGAATATTTAGAAAACTACTAAAGAACTAAAAGGtgttcatactttatttatgCATATCATCAAACATACTAACATTACCAAAACAGTCGAATGTCGGCATAGATACCAAAAACTGAATTACAGGATAGGAGATTAGGAGCAAAggcaaaaagagaagaaagaaagcacaTACCAAATTTTGCAAATCGTTCCTTTTTATTATCCCATTGCTGAAAATGTGAAGGCACTTCAAGAATGCTTGGTAGTCATCAGAACTGCTCAACTTCTCCTTAACTTTCTCGCAGAAGCTGAATGCTTGACCATACATGGCTGGTAGGAAGCAAAcaattccaataaaaaaaaggttagaaaaaatatataggTCGTCAATACTATTTGTCCACTTTCAGTCTGCCTACATTACACCTTTTGGCAAACTTCTCGACTTTATAAATCTAAAAGtcagaagaaagtaagaaacacAAATCATGTTTAGAAGAATGCAATCTGTCCAAAGCTTAGCATGATGGCTTACTCTTTAACGCATCTTTGTCATCATATGAAGGAAAGTCAGAAGCCATGGCAAACCCTTCCGCCTTCTTGACAGATTTCTTTTTGTCTTGAAAGCGTTGCAAGTTCAAATCCCTGCCATTATCAAGATCTTGTTCTCTCTCATCATGATCACGGACTCTTCTATCCCTATTCTCACGTTTCCTCTGCTCCTTGTGCATGTTTATTTTGTCATCATCCAGATCAGCTCGATCAACGCTCTGATCACGATCATGAGAGCCAAGAATCCTGTCTCGTCGATAACGTTGCTGTAGAATGAAATTTGTAACCCAACAATTAATAAGCAGATTACAAATTCAGAGGGGGGAAAGATTAACACTTACTACCTTGTCTACATGCACTTGTCGCATCATGGGTGCTGTAGAACTCCGCTCATTGAATCGTTGCAATGAACTTCGACCATATGGAGCATGCTGTGCAGAAGGTGCTTGAGAAGTATCTGGTAAGAATCTAGTGAACTCATCAAGCAAATCTCTATGGTCCTTGAAAAGGGTAGCAACCtagagaacaaaaaaaataagagtataCATTTCAACAGAGAGTCCTTGCCTTATGTAGAGAGagtgagagaaagagagaacaaGAGTCAATAAAATGTGTTatgtagagagagagagagagagagagaacaagAGTCAATAAAATGTGTTAAGAAAAAGTACCTCGTTATAAACCTCACCAATGTCCTTGTGCTCTTTGCGGTACATGTTCAAAATGTCCAAGAATGATTTGTAAACATGCTCATCATTTTGGAATCGTTTCTGTGGAAAAGCTCATCAACTAGACGTTAGagccaacaaaaaaaaaaaaaaccaaaataactcacaaacTGAAAACCACATTCACCTTTATCTTGTTCACAAAACTAATCGCTTCTTCAAATTCAACTGTTTTCTTCGGAGGAGCCTCTTCCTCATCAAGTGTTATCTCATATCCCTTAGGCAAGAAAGTGTTAAATCCAAATATCAAATTGTTGTGCCCTTTGAATAGCTCCTTCACCCTTGCTATGACACCAGCAGTGTCAGtcctgaaaaggaaaaaaaaatcaggCCAATGAACCTTTAAGCATAAAACTCCAATTTCCAGAAATACCGTACAAAGCATAAAAAGGGGTTAAGAGTCTACCTCTGAGCCTTGAAATCTTTCATGACCTCAAGGAACAAGTCATATTTTTCTCTCTGATCCTGAAACATGTCTTTCACTTCCTTCAAATAAGTTAAGGCATCATTGGTTGTCAATTTCTGAGACGGGGTtgctcctccaccaccaccacctccactTCCTCCTCCAGCACCTTGGGTTTGGCCATAGCTACATACACAGAACGCAACCATGATTTTAGATACCCGCAATATTAAGTGTATGTTTGGATTAAAGTTTGTAAATGGGTGTTTGTAAATAGATTTTAATACTCTTTTTCTAATACTCTCGGTATTCTTTAGTAATCTAATAGAATTAATAGAATTATAAtacaaagcaaaaaaaaatattccatacaaaatagaaataacaatagcggtaaaaaaaactcatataaacaaaaggtaataaaaactctaaaaaaataataatgtttcaTGAAAGCGCATTAGAAAAAAACAATTATTAAGAAAAGCAACAAAATTCGTCATATAAACAATGAAGGACAAAATTGGTagataagaaataaatttcaatctaACGGAGAAAATGGACGCAAAAGTAGAATTTTTAGCTTTAAGTAAACGTGGGTTAGAGGGTAGAATCACATTTGCGTTTAGAGGAAGAAAAAAGATAGCCAAACGAACAAGTGAAGCTTTTAAGAAAGTAAATGTGTGTCAGATGCTCCAAACGCTAAGCCAAACACACTCTAAATATTATACAAAGCTAATCTCTACATGATAACAAATGTTTCACTGATTTCGTACTACCCGAACTTTAGAACATCATCAGTCCAAAAGATTAATGTCTACACATATACAAGCAAACAGCGCCTCTATTCTATCGTTCTTCTAAGGTAATCATTAGGTGAATTAGACATATACTCATGTTACTTGCTTGCTAAGATTCATagtttcatataaaaaaacGTTAACAAACCACAACCTCTTGGTCCTATCTACACACACCCCTTCCTTTTAACCATTGATCCCACCATAAAACCCATTCAACggtcaatttaatttaaattaaagcaaaccctaaaaaaatccaACGCGAAAGGGGAAAAGCACACACATGCACAACTGAATTATTCATAATGGAAGCAAGAGACACACACAGGCTCAATTCTTTAAGCAATGaagcaagaaaaattaaaataaagaaataaagaaaaataaagagttaACAAGAAGTTATTCATGACacagtaaaacaaaaaaatattgccagatagagaaaaaaaaataatatcaactaGAAAAATAGGGTTAAGAACTTACGAATCACCACGTGAGGAAGCAAAGGGCCGTTTGAATTGAGAGCCAGAGAAAGCATCATCCCTTGTCCTCTTCATCTCTgcaacaacttaaaaaaaattcaaaccattAAAACGCAATCCGATCATAAATAACAAGATGAACATAGACATTCATTGAAAgcatgagaagaagaagagaaaagaaagtgaaaaggaaaagggaatgTTACTTTGTCGATTTTCACGGGAAAATTGAAGTTTTGCTGGAAAAACACAAGTCGAGCAGAAGAGATCTCTGAAGCGAAAAACAACTGTGACCGGTTTGATCCGAGGCAGCAACagcaagaacaagaagaacaataagtgaaaaaaaaaaaagagagcagAAAAAAGGggtaagaaaaaaaaggaaaataggtTAATTTTATGTGTGCCTCTCTCTCCCGCGCTTCTACGTTAGAGGAACAATTAAGAAAAAGGAACagtgaaaagaagagaaagaatgaATTTGGGGGTGAATgagggaagagaagaagaagaagccgtGGAGCGTTCAatagaagaagggaagagagaGTTTGGAACTCAAAAATTTTCGAgtttttgagagagagagagatgggaTCCTATTCAATGCTCCTCGAAACTTTAGAATATTAAAACTCCTTTTAAAGAGTTAGAAAATAGTTaacatttacttttttttttttggacagggTTAAcatttacatttattttatggtcttcttatttaaaatttgtttggactaaattattattttaatttgggCCATTTTAAGCCCATTGTATTTTTGGAATAATATTATTCATATTAAACTATTATaacatttttgaattaaaaaaaaaagattattatAACATTATTATAAAAGGTTTAAAAAACTGAAAAGTCAAACATAATTTTTgggattaattttaaaagactaaaatatttttaagattaaagttatttaatttaaattagaaatttaatttatttttaaaaagagtaAAACTCATTTCagtttaattataaaaagacaaaaatataccATTTAGGATTAGagttgtttaattattttagaaactaaaaaattatatttcaattttaaaagataaaattatctcttttaaagattaatttaaaaattctaaaatatttatttaaatattaataaaaagacaaaaatatctttttggtgttaattttgtttaaatgcagaaaaaaaactagaaatttaaataataaaaattattttagaattaaatttgtttaaatgaatcaaaaaacataattttaaattttaatttatcaaatactcttaaagaaataataagagaatgtgaatttgaatttaattaatagaatcaaatatattatttagtattaaCTTTAAATATTAAGATGTTCTTTTAGAATTAGAATACTTAAATGagttgaaaaagtaaaattttgaattttaatttaaaacactaaaatagagacaaaaataaaagagcaaaacaattaaaatagaaacaaaaattaaagaacagcTTAAAAATATATCCAGAATaaaagaacagaacaatcaaaatAGGGAATAAAAATTCCAAAACATCCTAAAAACATtctatttgaaataaaaatttaagaacagGAACAAGAAcatatccaaaataaaataacagaTTAAAATAGACTAAACAGAACAACCAAAAGAGAAATACATGGCTCAGGAAAGTAGAAGCAGAACGCCAGTAGAGAAGCACAATAACATTTATGCAACAGTATCACCAATGATACAGCTAGAAaactagaaaagaaaataaatgctACAAGAAGCATGAACAGCACAAACTTAACCATCTAAGGTTTTGTCAGAGAACGTGTATGATATTACCCAGCATAAAGTAGTGATTTGGAAACCGAAATTTTTCAATATCGTTCTTTGAAAGACATACATCACAGTTgtgcaattaaaaataattaaatatcaatgATACCGGGGATATAGTTAATCCGTCTTCCTTTACATATTTTCTGGGTTCATTTGAATAACATAAACCAAGCTCATAGATCACACACTTGCTAGacacaataaatttaaaatttaggggAAGCAATCACCTGGGGGCCAAAGATATAAACTGCAGTCCCAAGAATTGCAACTCCCTCTGTAACAAATGAAAAGAACAATGACTCTTTACACATTCTTCAAAGGcaagaaataattaaaacacaAGTGCCAGGAATGAATTTCAACACTAATTAGCCTCCTAGGCCCTAGCATTCACCACTCACACCACATGGAAGAAATAGGCGGCGAGTAACCACGGTGAAGAGAAGATAGCGACGACGCGGCTATGGTTGCGGCCTGCGGGACACTAAGCCAGCGAGACGAAGTGGCTCCGACACGGCGACGCGACTATGGAAACGATGAAGGAGACTTGGTCTGACGGAGATGATGAAGGAGATGNNNNNNNNNNNNNNNNNNNNNNNNNNNNNNNNNNNNNNNNNNNNNNNNNNNNNNNNNNNNNNNNNNNNNNNNNNNNNNNNNNNNNNNNNNNNNNNNNNNNNNNNNNNNNNNNNNNNNNNNNNNNNNNNNNNNNNNNNNNNNNNNNNNNNNNNNNNNNNNNNNNNNNNNNNNNNNNNNNNNNNNNNNNNNNNNNNNNNNNNNNNNttttaaaataaaaatataaaaatattgatttattaaataattaaagaaatttgATCGACTATCTATTCAACAAATTATTAGGAAGTATTGTAACATTTACCCAAAGATAGAGAGGGAAGGAGAAGGGGGCAAAGCAacaaaaaagaaggaaagaggTTCCAAAAAGTGGTTTTTGAGGAAGCTAGGTACGAAACGAGAACAGAGCATAGGTTTATGGTTGTTTTGGATTAGTTCGGTTTCGTTTATTACCTTTTTTTTGGTTCAATATTCTGCATATGTATTCTCTTTTGTCTATGGATCTGTGGATTATGTAAGCccatggtttttttttttaatctaaaataaaaaggagAAGATTTCTCAACATCTTTTTAGATTTTCcttctttttactattataatttttttaatcttttttttagttagaccgacaaaaagattttttacatttatttaataACTAGTaagatctatttttttataaaaaatattaaatatacccTTATAtatgatttcttttattttattatatgtgtAATACAATTGAATTTTGATAGTAATTAGTGGCTAAGAGATGAGAGTTGAATCTTAGTCCCTTTTTAATTGATAACGCTTTCTACCTTTAATAAATGTTTCAAGagagttttcttctttttgtctcgtaactAGTCAGgagacattttctttttatctcgtAACTAATCAGGAGATATTTTGCAATTTTGTCTCCTAGGCAACAGAATCAGAAATGGagtgaaagagagagagaatcacaCCAACAAGTATCCTgattcagctgctaagtgcaatgcagcctacatccagtctccatcagaataatgatggaatttcactataatcatacAGATTACAAAAACCAATTCTCCCAAGGAACTACCATTCCTATCCAAGACAAGTTCAGAATCTATTCCCAATCctaaacttgacttggtcacgtaccaagctttcaactgctaagtgctaacccaacttgtaaggggattcccacagaattaTGATACACAACATAGATGTATAAAGGACCTCTAAGACACCTAtagctttttctttaattttgtacaCTCTGCCTTATTTCACTCACTgcctttttcttacaaacctcactgtttgcctttttcaccatgagactcagacaaaaaaaactaaagaaaataaaaataaaacacattaaaagagaagaacttctgttagcttaggtagctaCGAGAACTCTATGCTGTCTCTCCTTGTCTCAAGCCTTGGCCGTTCACTCttattatagaaggggaagcttCCAAGGTTGAAACGGTTCAACCGAGCcaacttcttcttgttcaaCACCAATACTGGTTCAGacagagagaggagagagggaATCGAAAgcaaaaaccaacatgcaattacctctctCTCATCCCTTCTCATCAAGTTTCATCAATTTAAGCCTTCCATCTTAACTTGGTCCCTAAGAAGGATTTCTGACCCTTGATGAACACTTGATCCTTGACAGCTCCATCTGCTCCACTTCTGCTTCCTCCTCCACGTAGCTACAGTGGCTATCTTATGTAATgaatgaacaaaaaatataaacgAGTCATACCACAGAGATCTTCTTTTCTGACCGAATTGGATTGCTACCATTTTTAGGTATGGAGATCTTGAGGCTTCTTCACCACATCTTGCCATTAGTGATAAAGATCTCAGCCACGCCATACCTTGGATCTTCTTTTTACTAAGGCCATCATCACCTTAGCCTCTTATTTGTCCATagcttttctatgatttttctgATAACTTGCTTCAGTCCTCTTTTTCTGCTAGACATGAccgaaagagagaggagagagaagagagaaaagctTTCAATGTAATTGatgaatgaaattaaaatgaGTTAATTTTCCACTCCCTATGCATAGTAACATGTAACTCATTAAAagcaatcaaatcaatttcaaCTTTCTCTTTCTTGTTACCAATGCAATTAAATCTATTTAATTAGATTTGAATTCCATTCAAAGAAGGGAGTGGGTAACCGAGGAAAGCATGCgttaatgctttctttcttcttccaatTTTCGGACCAAGCCTTTGTTAGTCTTGTAACAAGGATTAATTGGGCTTGCTCAATAAATTCTGGCCCAACTAGCATAATAATTCAACCACACATTATCTAGCATTTTTGCACAAAGCTGAATATTATCATCACATTGGGCTTTGTTTAATTTTCGGCCCAGTCACACAATCTGCACATAACAAAATTGTTAATCAACCAAATTATCATTACAGTACAATTAAGTTAacaattttgtattttaatccCTTTTTAATTAATGTTTGATTATCATAATAATTTGGAGTTTTTCAGACTCAACAATCTCCctcttgatgacaaacattattaaaaattgaattgaaaaaggGTAAGGATTAAGAGTACTCCCTTGATGATTTTGGATCCTCCCCTTTTTCATTTGTCACATAGCTCCCCCTTAATATGTGCCATTTTATTAGAGGAAGCATTATCTATAACATTCTTAAAACCAAGCTTAAAGCCACAATGTATTCAACATATGGAATATTAACAAATGTTGAACAGCTTGATTTTTGAGCAGATGTATAATGATAATCAAAACTTAACTTGTTATCGTCTAAATAATTTTCTGCTCACAATAAATAGACATAAACATAAAGTATGTCTGAGTACAGAGTACGTTACAACCAAGACTCAGCATGTTCAAAACAAATAATTCCTATTAAAATATTTGGTGTCAAAACATTTAATCAAACAAAATTATTCAGCAACATAAAGTTCATTCATCATATCAGATTAgaaatttgcaaaaaaaaaaataatatcagaacataaaccataaaaatcaGAAAAGATTAGAGCACAAGAGTGATCATTCATATTTCAGCcctgtttcttttttctttttctttttaattcctCCCTCTTTTGTCATCAATGGGGTCCTgcaaaacaaatgaaaataatatgcCAAAGTGCAAAATATTTGTTTAACCAAAATAAAAGGATACAGAGTATCCAAGTACAGtcaatcaacaacaaaaaaaagtacTCAAAAGAGCAGTAAACTGGAAATTGTTTAAACATGAATGGGTAGCAGTGAGCCTAACAATTAGGCATCAGACAGATTCACATCAGAGTCAGAAAATTCATTGTCTTTGTTGGAGGGAGCCAGATCCTTTTCAAAGCTTTGGAGAAGCAGATTGATCCTTTCATTATATTTGTTCCAAGCTTTTTCATTTTGGTAAGCCTGCTTACGAGCTTC harbors:
- the LOC107471066 gene encoding paired amphipathic helix protein Sin3-like 2 isoform X4, giving the protein MKRTRDDAFSGSQFKRPFASSRGDSYGQTQGAGGGSGGGGGGGATPSQKLTTNDALTYLKEVKDMFQDQREKYDLFLEVMKDFKAQRTDTAGVIARVKELFKGHNNLIFGFNTFLPKGYEITLDEEEAPPKKTVEFEEAISFVNKIKKRFQNDEHVYKSFLDILNMYRKEHKDIGEVYNEVATLFKDHRDLLDEFTRFLPDTSQAPSAQHAPYGRSSLQRFNERSSTAPMMRQVHVDKQRYRRDRILGSHDRDQSVDRADLDDDKINMHKEQRKRENRDRRVRDHDEREQDLDNGRDLNLQRFQDKKKSVKKAEGFAMASDFPSYDDKDALKTMYGQAFSFCEKVKEKLSSSDDYQAFLKCLHIFSNGIIKRNDLQNLVTDLLGKHSDLLHEFNDFLERCENIDGFLAGVMSKKSLSTDGHISRSSKLEDKDKEHKREMDGPKEKERYSKYSGKSIQELDLSDCKRCTPSYRLLPADYPIPVASQRSELGAQVLNDHWVSVTSGSEDYSFKHMRRNQYEESLFRCEDDRFEMDMLLESVSSAAKRVEELSNSINENKMENLGRIEDQFTALNLRCIERLYGDHGLDVIDILRKNPTHALPVILTRLKQKQEEWTKCRADFNKVWAEIYAKNHYKSLDHRSFYFKQQDSKNLHTKYLVTEIKEIKEKQQKEDDILQSIAAGSKQPLTPHLEFEYPDAAIHEDLYKLIRYSCEEIYSSRELMNKTMRLWCTFLEPMLGVPSRSHGTEKVEERKAGPNVGNAGNGSPHGDSISINSRLPKSDKNEADGRVPDVKNVHRTSAAANDKENGSVGRENFCRDEPPLDKGQTNIECNNKVSGINKQFSADEQGAKNNALISVRGEKLEDNPSRNNEELTPGAVTTPSRPTDADESVPKPQEVNATLVEGSDVTAPVTVADGVPTQSSKVRSHEESAGPCKTEKEEGELSPNGDSEEDNFVAYGDSNVQSMSKSKHTIERRKYQSRIGEDESCPEAGGDNDADADDEDSENVSEAGEDVSGSESAGDECFREDHEDEEDIEHDDVDGKAESEGEAEGTCDAQSAGGDGSSQPHSERFLSSVKPLTKHVSAVSYVEDMKDSRVFYGNDDFYALFRLHQLLYERILSAKTNATNSEMKWKAKDASSPDPYLKFMDALYSLLDGSFENAKFEDECKLVRHLQNVATDDMANKLLQLYEYEKSRKPGKLNDSVYHANAHVILNEDNIYRLQCSSPPSRLSIQLMDNMNEKPEMFAVSIDPNFSFYLHNDFLSVLPSKKEPHGILLQRNKRKFGDIDELSGITSAMEGVKLINGLECKIACSSSKISYVLDTQDFFFRPKRRRQASPETRSCRHRRDREERYRRLMATVSQ
- the LOC107471066 gene encoding paired amphipathic helix protein Sin3-like 2 isoform X2; this translates as MKRTRDDAFSGSQFKRPFASSRGDSYGQTQGAGGGSGGGGGGGATPSQKLTTNDALTYLKEVKDMFQDQREKYDLFLEVMKDFKAQRTDTAGVIARVKELFKGHNNLIFGFNTFLPKGYEITLDEEEAPPKKTVEFEEAISFVNKIKKRFQNDEHVYKSFLDILNMYRKEHKDIGEVYNEVATLFKDHRDLLDEFTRFLPDTSQAPSAQHAPYGRSSLQRFNERSSTAPMMRQVHVDKQRYRRDRILGSHDRDQSVDRADLDDDKINMHKEQRKRENRDRRVRDHDEREQDLDNGRDLNLQRFQDKKKSVKKAEGFAMASDFPSYDDKDALKTMYGQAFSFCEKVKEKLSSSDDYQAFLKCLHIFSNGIIKRNDLQNLVTDLLGKHSDLLHEFNDFLERCENIDGFLAGVMSKKSLSTDGHISRSSKLEDKDKEHKREMDGPKEKERYSKYSGKSIQELDLSDCKRCTPSYRLLPADYPIPVASQRSELGAQVLNDHWVSVTSGSEDYSFKHMRRNQYEESLFRCEDDRFEMDMLLESVSSAAKRVEELSNSINENKMENLGRIEDQFTALNLRCIERLYGDHGLDVIDILRKNPTHALPVILTRLKQKQEEWTKCRADFNKVWAEIYAKNHYKSLDHRSFYFKQQDSKNLHTKYLVTEIKEIKEKQQKEDDILQSIAAGSKQPLTPHLEFEYPDAAIHEDLYKLIRYSCEEIYSSRELMNKTMRLWCTFLEPMLGVPSRSHGTEKVEERKAGPNVGNAGNGSPHGDSISINSRLPKSDKNEADGRVPDVKNVHRTSAAANDKENGSVGRENFCRDEPPLDKGQTNIECNNKVSGINKQFSADEQGAKNNALISVRGEKLEDNPSRNNEELTPGAVTTPSRPTDADESVPKPQEVNATLVEGSDVTAPVTVADGVPTQSSKVRSHEESAGPCKTEKEEGELSPNGDSEEDNFVAYGDSNVQSMSKSKHTIERRKYQSRIGEDESCPEAGAGDNDADADDEDSENVSEAGEDVSGSESAGDECFREDHEDEEDIEHDDVDGKAESEGEAEGTCDAQSAGGDGSSQPHSERFLSSVKPLTKHVSAVSYVEDMKDSRVFYGNDDFYALFRLHQLLYERILSAKTNATNSEMKWKAKDASSPDPYLKFMDALYSLLDGSFENAKFEDECKLVRHLQNVATDDMANKLLQLYEYEKSRKPGKLNDSVYHANAHVILNEDNIYRLQCSSPPSRLSIQLMDNMNEKPEMFAVSIDPNFSFYLHNDFLSVLPSKKEPHGILLQRNKRKFGDIDELSGITSAMEGVKLINGLECKIACSSSKISYVLDTQDFFFRPKRRRQASPETRSCRHRRDREERYRRLMATVSQ